From the Equus caballus isolate H_3958 breed thoroughbred chromosome 9, TB-T2T, whole genome shotgun sequence genome, the window AGTGACAGCCCAGGCCTTTGCTCAGAGAAACCTGGAAGATTTCATAAGGCTGGTGTTTGCCAATATCTCCCCATCTGCACTCTTGCAGGTAGGCTGTATGACCTGGAGTCCATCACCCAACTTTTCTATGCCTTAGTCCACTCATCTCCACACCCACCCTTCCACCTACCTCTCCCTATCCAGGCTGGCTAGGTGCCCCTCTTCTATGCACCCGGGGTAGTTCCCCAGCGTCACGCACAGAGCCCTGCACAGCACATGCCCCTGGGTGATGACTGCTAACCTGAAACCAAAGCACACACCTGCCCCATTCACTTTCCAACAGAGCAGCCACTCGAAGGCTTTCCACAGCTCACCACTGCCTACAGAACACAAGTAACCTCCTAAGCACTGAAATGACAGTCCAGGCTCCACCCTTCATCTACTTTTCCAGGCTTCTACAACCTGTTTCTTCTCACAGCCAAAGAGAGAACAAACGTGCAACTCTTCACACACCCAGGTCTGTGCCAGGTATAGGTTGGCTAACGACGCTCTCCTCTGAGCCTTCGCACTTGGGTGTGTCCGACCCAACCCTGGGTGAATTCCAAACCCAATCTTGTCCTGACTCCTCGTTTTTTCTTCAACACCTCCTAATTTATTGATACTTCTGCTCCTTATGCCACCCAGCAAACTCCATCCTTTTATTATAAGCATTTCAGTGGTGATATGCTTACAGGAACTTGATGATTAGCTAATGTTATTaactgatttttatctttttttttcttagacgTAGCACTGCCGCATCCTCTTGATCTTTGTACACAGAGAAGATGTTTAGTAAATACTGGTTGGATCAAAGTACActgttgacttttctttttttctcaaccTCATCTTGTTATAAGAAACTTCTCGCTCACCACTTCTCCTCTACCTCCTGCCAGCGTGGCACCCACCCCCGCCCGCACCTCCCGACCGTTTACCTACACCGGGAGGCAACTGACCAAGTTCCCAAGTAGGGCAGTCAGACGCCGCAGGAGAGCTCCGCACCCGTGCCCTGCGCTGCAGGCTGCAGAGGCATGACCTGACTCCCGCTTCCCATCGACGCCTCCACCTGTCTGCCCTCTAACACAAGGTTTCGCAACCTCAAGACTGTGCTTTGGAAACACCTGGGGAACTTTTTAAATGCTGATACCTGGGCCCCCTTCCAAcgcagaaattctgatttaatacTCCAGAGTGCAGCCTGGGCATCGGGATTTTCAAACGTCCGCGCGTGATTCTTATGTTCGAAATCCCGGCGTGCAGATCCAGTCATCACAACCGAATTTGCAGCTTCCAAATGTGGCGGCCGGGGCAAAAAAGGAAGGGAGCGCGGGCCCACGTGGCGCGGGACCTGGGCGGCCCCACCCCAGCGGGGCGCGGCCGGCGGCCCTTGGGCGTGGTTTCCGGCGGACGCTGGGATAAATCCTTGAACCTCGCTCAGCGGCGAGCCAGGGGCCCGGTGCCATTGGCAGGCGAGCGCGGCTTCTCGGCGGGCAGCGAGGGCAGCGTGTCCGGGGTGAGTTGCCGAGGTCCGGGCCCGGGCACTGGGCAGCAGCTCGGGGAGGAGGTGGCGCCGGCTGGCTCCGACGCGCCGCGCCTCCGCACCCCGCCGGCCCGCAGCGGCCCGGGTGGTGAGAGGCCGGCCGGCCGCGGGCGTGAGCGCGGGCAGGTAAACCGAGGCCGAGTGGCGCGGGGCGAGCCCGAGGGAGCGCCAGGCTGCAGCGTCCCTGCGGCCGCCGTGGCCGAGCACCGAGGGGTGAGCTGCCAGCTTCCCTCCCCACCGGAGCACAGAGCGGGAGCCTCCCTGGTCCGCTCTTCTTCTTTGGTCCATTCTGCCCAAGCGCTCTGCTCTCTGCTGCTCAATGCATCTCTTTCTTGCTTCCCACGGCCCCCAATTCGCCCCATTCCCCTTACCTGCCCCCCTTCCCAGGGTAAACATCCTGCCACTGCTGGGAAGCTGACGTCACTTGTTTACATTGCACCAAGTTAGTTCAGCTTTTGGTTTAAGCGGCTAGGCCATGGGATGGAGACACCAAAAAAGTCTTCAGCCTGATTAAATTAAATATGCTCTGTAACCTCTAAGGAAGAGTCTATACAGTAAAACTGAACCTTACATTTACACTTGTTTGTAAGTATACTTACTATAACCGTCTGTCATTGGTTTAGCCAAGGGTCATTAATTCATACGCTAGCAGGAACACCAGTCATAGCtctaactaatatttattttgctgtcgttgtgtgcctggcactgttccaGCAAGGCCTCCACATCATGGGAATTTGGAGCAGAGGGGGAGACGATGTGTAATCTGGCAGGTGCTGAAATCCAGCCCAACTCGtcttgccccacccccacccccacgcaTGCATGCATGCTGGAGAGGGCTGTCTTAGAGCAAGAAGGgcctgttctttttttccaactTGCTTAGTAGTTCCGTGTGCGGTATAGTGACCATTTAACACTCCTTAACACTTTAcctgtattaactcattttactTCCACACCTCCCCTATTCCATAAGTATTGGTACATTCTACTAGAATCCCCCTGtttaaaggaggaaactgaggcacaaagatgaaataatttttagcaaGATTGCAGAGAAGTCAGGGGCAGATCCAGAATTCCAACTCAAACTTTAATGCCTAGACCTCATTACCTGTGCGGGTACCCAGCAGACACCCTAAACCCCAAATTAGGGAGACCTCAGGATGCCAACTTTTTAAGAATCTAGTAAGCATCTGCCAAGACAGGGGTAAACAATGCGTTTGTTCTAGGTCTTGCGTCATGCCAACGTTGAGACAGTGGCATGTCCCATCATATTGAGACATGAGTCAGTCCCATCTGTAGAATGAACCAAGAAACGACAATTTAGGTCACAACAATTTCCTAAGGGTTTGACCATGCTCCAAGGCCTCCTGCAGATAACCTATCCACCTGTAGTCATTAATAGTAACTAGTCTGTCCTTAGCAAACTGCACAGTAAGTGAAGACCTgctactctttttttgttttttttttttttgtgaggaagattcaccctgagctatcatccgttgccaatcctcctcttttttcgcttgaggaagagtcgccctgagctcacatctgtgccagtcttcctctactttgtatgtgggatgctgccacagcctggctgatgacTGGAGAAGgtgcgcacccgggatccaaacctgtgaacccagggccactgaagtggagcacagaaaactttaaccactccgccacagggtaGCCCCCCTGCTACTCTTTAATGAAGAACGTCTCCTGCCCTCATCTGTGCCTCTCAGTTGGACACCCCGTTCAGGGAAGCTCCCTGTCCCCAGCACAGTATGCCCTCCACTACACATGTCTTCTCACCCTGGAAGAAATAAGACCTTCCATTCTTTCTCAACTGGTTGTTAGTAAAGCATCTTATAAATTCATTCTCACTGAAGTGTGAGTAACTGATAGCAGGATGTAAGCAGTGAGCCCTGTATGAGTTTGTCAAGGGGAggattttattcattcagcaaacctATTGAGTGACTTCTTGGTGAGCAGCAGTATGAATCTGAGAACCATGGTAAGATTTGCAAAGTGCTTCCTGTGAGCCAGCATTGTGGTCAAGCATGTAACATACATTCTTATTTCATCTGCAAAACCACCCTGTGCCACAGGACTAGTAGAGATGAGGAGACCgactgaggctcacagagacTCCACAGCCTGCCCAAGGCTCCACAGCTAGACAGGGACAGGGCAGGACAGGAATCCAGGTCTCTCTCTAACCGACATCCTACAATCACAGGGCCCAGTGGTAAGTGATGTGGCACGGAGACAAAAGAGCCTGGGGAAGGGGTATCCCGTGCCGACAGCAAATCTATCAGAAAAGGTTTAGAACATCTAATTATTCCTCTTCAAATACGTTATACAAATAGGATTTTACATTTTCCTCTTGAATCTCAGATTTTAAATAGTGACACAGtgcaaattagaaaacaaatccaaaaggagataaaaataaaaccagaaagatAGTAGTCATCCCATAAACATTATGATGTAGTCAAGATTTTGAACATAAAATCAACAGGACTCGTGATCATTGTGAAGAATGGTTAACTGTGAAAACAGTGGACTTCTCCTTGGCTTAAATTTGGATATGCTTTCAGTTCCAGGTTAATGAACATTTCTGTCACGCCCAATGCCCAGCAGGCATGCAGGTGTGTATCGAGCTTGGTGCTGTGAATGAAAGTTGGCTAAGATACCTTTCCTGTGGGTTCCCTCCCCTGTGTAAGGTCAGAGTCTGCTACCAAGAGAAATGTTTAAATCATGCTTCTCAGTTGGCTTCACTGTTTCAGAAAGTATGAGCTCCATGTAGTAGGCAACCCGGAAGGAATGGACACCTGGGTCTTTATAAGAGTCTATCTTTCTTTATAGGTGTCAGCCAGAATATGGCACCCGACCTGAACTCAACAAAGGACTTGTTCGTTTTCTTAGGAAAATCAGTGTTTAGTGTTCTGGAGGACATGGTTTTTACCTTAATCCCAAAGCCACAGAAGAACGTTGCTGGTGAAATAGTGCTCATAACAGGTGCTGGGAGTGGACTCGGAAGGCTCCTAGCCCTCAAATTTGCCAGCCTTGGATCTGTGCTTGTTCTCTGGGACATCAACAAGGAGGGGACCGAGGAGACATGCGAGATGGCTCAGGCAGCTGGAGCCACGAGAGTTTATGCCTACACCTGTGATTGCAGTCAAAGAGAAGAAGTGTATAGGGTGGCCGATCAGGTAAACCTTGAGTGCTTACTGGCTTCGTCGGGTAGTAAGAACTCCATGTTAATCTTTTAACATACAtcagtttctttgtctatttCCCTTTGTCAGTGCCATTTTGCCTGTCTCCAATatctctttaatttaaaaaatattgggaGTGGGAATTAGGATTTTTGAGTTCTCACTGTATGCAATACAGCTTGCTAAGCACTCTGTATTATATCATAATCCTATAAAGTCTAGcccattattatctccatttcacaaataaggaaaccaaGACTTAAGGCAGGTAAGTAGCGTACCTAAGAAACATAGCTAACAAGCAGCAAAGCTACAGCTGGGACTTGAGTCTGATAACTCCCAGTGTGTGCTCTAATCACCACGCTATACTGACTGTGCTGGCCCCCATTATAGTATAGGAGGTAGGTGGCAGCACCCTTCTTTGAGGATAAAGCTGAGACACAGAGATATTAAATAACCTGCTCAGGGTCACAGACCTAGCACATGACtaagccaggatttgaagccaTGTTTGGTCTGACTTTAAATCCAGCCATTTCCACCCTACCACAGTGCCTTTCATTTGAATGTGTATTTCTCTTAAGCAGTCATAAgaaaatcataatattttattcatcctAAAGACTCTTAACCATAGTTACTCCTTTGGTGATGATACAGATTCGCAGATAAAGAACACCTTCAGGAAACCACAGCTCCAATATTCCAATGGTAAGGGTTTCCTTCCT encodes:
- the LOC138915393 gene encoding uncharacterized protein isoform X2, which encodes MDQRRRADQGGSRSVLRWGGKLAAHPSVLGHGGRRDAAAWRSLGLAPRHSASVYLPALTPAAGRPLTTRAAAGRRGAEARRVGASRRHLLPELLPSARARTSATHPGHAALAARREAALACQWHRAPGSPLSEVQGFIPASAGNHAQGPPAAPRWGGAAQVPRHVGPRSLPFLPRPPHLEAANSVVMTGSARRDFEHKNHARTFENPDAQAALWSIKSEFLRWKGAQEGWCQDDSIARL
- the LOC138915393 gene encoding uncharacterized protein isoform X1; the encoded protein is MFTLGRGAGKGNGANWGPWEARKRCIEQQRAERLGRMDQRRRADQGGSRSVLRWGGKLAAHPSVLGHGGRRDAAAWRSLGLAPRHSASVYLPALTPAAGRPLTTRAAAGRRGAEARRVGASRRHLLPELLPSARARTSATHPGHAALAARREAALACQWHRAPGSPLSEVQGFIPASAGNHAQGPPAAPRWGGAAQVPRHVGPRSLPFLPRPPHLEAANSVVMTGSARRDFEHKNHARTFENPDAQAALWSIKSEFLRWKGAQEGWCQDDSIARL